One Malus domestica chromosome 11, GDT2T_hap1 genomic region harbors:
- the LOC103448641 gene encoding uncharacterized protein: MPSGSMFRERKMGKSSGAAPGSRDWTQIYAIYGLEQWQTIIFLFFNAVLFTIMSLLYLTYFHPITLFFHRLLPIDSARFAAGFTGSVTALSALCLFFASGHFLYSSLPLHYDVVQRMVSSVNDWSTVKHALDLGCGRGILLNAVATQMKKEGSSGRVVGLDRSKMTSLSSTLRTAKIEGVGEYVTCREGDPSRLPFGDGYFDVVVSAVFIHTVGKEYGHRTVEASAERMRVIGEMVRVLKPGGVAVVWDLLHVPEYVRRLQELKMDDIRVSERVTAFMASSQIVSFRKPSQHVIGPGEVRLDWRC; the protein is encoded by the coding sequence ATGCCTTCTGGAAGCATGTTCAGAGAGAGGAAGATGGGGAAATCATCAGGTGCGGCGCCAGGCAGCAGAGACTGGACTCAGATCTACGCAATCTACGGTCTCGAGCAGTGGCAGACCATTATTTTCCTATTCTTCAACGCTGTCCTATTTACCATTATGTCTCTCCTCTACCTCACTTACTTCCACCCCATCACCCTCTTCTTCCACCGCCTCCTCCCCATCGACTCCGCCCGCTTCGCCGCCGGCTTCACCGGCTCCGTCACCGCCCTCTCCGCCCTCTGCCTCTTCTTCGCATCCGGACACTTCCTATACTCCTCACTCCCCCTCCACTATGACGTCGTGCAGCGCATGGTCAGCTCCGTCAACGACTGGTCAACCGTCAAGCACGCCCTCGACCTCGGATGCGGCCGCGGCATACTTTTGAACGCGGTGGCGACCCAGATGAAGAAGGAGGGGAGTTCGGGTCGGGTCGTGGGACTGGACCGGTCCAAGATGACGAGCCTCTCGTCGACGCTGCGAACGGCGAAGATTGAAGGTGTGGGGGAGTACGTGACTTGCCGTGAGGGCGACCCCAGTAGATTGCCGTTCGGGGACGGGTACTTCGACGTCGTGGTCTCCGCCGTGTTCATCCACACCGTCGGCAAGGAGTACGGCCATAGGACAGTGGAGGCGTCGGCGGAGCGGATGAGGGTGATCGGCGAGATGGTGAGGGTTCTGAAGCCCGGTGGGGTCGCTGTCGTGTGGGACCTACTGCACGTGCCAGAGTACGTTCGGCGGCTGCAGGAGCTGAAGATGGACGACATTCGGGTGTCGGAGCGGGTGACGGCGTTTATGGCGAGCAGCCAGATCGTGTCTTTTCGCAAGCCCAGTCAGCACGTTATCGGGCCCGGTGAGGTCCGACTCGACTGGAGATGCTGA